The Blastomonas fulva genome contains a region encoding:
- a CDS encoding helicase HerA-like domain-containing protein, giving the protein MSDIFLGLGGGERQVLVLARANRHGMVAGATGTGKTVTLQGIAESFSAEGVPVFVADVKGDLAGIAMPGSPTHKAHDKLVSRAAEIGLEGFAYSDNPAIFWDLYGEQGHPIRTTISEMGPLLLARLMGLNDTQEGVLNIAFRYADEKGLLLLDLADLQSVLAYTAENASELSARFGNVTKASVGTIQRQLLQLESQGAGQFFGEPALEIDDFLCCDDQGRGYINVLAADKLMQSPKLYATFLLWLLSELFETLPEVGDPEKPKLVFFFDEAHLLFDDVPQALEEKIEQVVRLIRSKGVGVYFITQNPIDIPEKVAGQLGNRVQHALRAFTPRDQKAIKAAADTFRINPDLDVETAITELKTGEALVSTLLEDGSPSVTQRTLIKPPRSRLGPLTPKERAIIQSVSPYDGKYDTRIERESAMEVLAQKAADAAAVAEEVEAKGKDEVAKQPRKTTSIWAKAGNAAAGAAAASAGAVIAGAIRGKKSSARPGASAASAAAGTVATELGKAFGFPGLGRFARNLLGGLMR; this is encoded by the coding sequence ATGTCCGATATCTTTCTAGGCCTTGGCGGCGGGGAGCGGCAGGTGCTCGTGCTTGCCCGTGCCAACCGGCACGGCATGGTCGCGGGCGCCACCGGCACCGGCAAGACGGTAACATTGCAGGGGATTGCCGAGAGCTTTTCGGCCGAGGGCGTTCCGGTATTCGTCGCCGATGTGAAGGGGGACCTTGCCGGGATCGCGATGCCGGGCTCGCCCACCCACAAGGCGCATGACAAGCTTGTCTCGCGCGCCGCCGAGATCGGGCTCGAGGGCTTTGCCTATTCGGACAACCCCGCGATCTTCTGGGACCTTTACGGCGAACAGGGCCACCCGATCCGCACCACGATCAGCGAGATGGGGCCGCTGCTGCTCGCGCGGCTGATGGGGTTGAACGACACGCAGGAAGGCGTGCTCAACATCGCCTTCCGCTATGCCGATGAAAAGGGGCTGCTGCTGCTCGATCTTGCCGATCTGCAATCGGTGCTCGCCTATACCGCCGAGAATGCGAGCGAGCTTTCCGCCCGGTTTGGCAATGTCACCAAGGCCAGCGTTGGCACCATCCAGCGGCAATTGCTCCAGCTGGAAAGCCAGGGTGCAGGCCAGTTCTTCGGTGAACCCGCGCTCGAGATCGACGATTTCCTGTGCTGCGACGACCAGGGGCGCGGCTATATCAACGTGCTTGCCGCCGACAAATTGATGCAGAGCCCCAAGCTCTATGCGACCTTCCTGTTGTGGCTGCTGTCCGAACTGTTCGAGACGCTTCCCGAGGTCGGCGATCCTGAAAAGCCCAAATTGGTCTTCTTCTTCGACGAGGCGCATCTGCTGTTCGATGACGTGCCGCAGGCGCTCGAGGAAAAGATCGAGCAGGTCGTCCGGCTGATCCGTTCCAAGGGGGTGGGCGTCTATTTCATCACCCAGAACCCGATCGATATCCCTGAAAAGGTCGCAGGCCAGCTGGGCAACCGGGTGCAGCACGCGCTGCGCGCCTTCACCCCGCGCGACCAGAAGGCGATCAAGGCGGCAGCGGACACTTTCCGAATCAACCCCGATCTCGACGTTGAGACCGCGATCACCGAACTCAAGACCGGCGAGGCGCTGGTGTCGACATTGCTCGAGGACGGTTCGCCTTCGGTCACCCAGCGCACGCTGATCAAGCCGCCGCGCTCGCGGCTGGGGCCACTGACCCCCAAGGAGCGCGCGATCATCCAGTCGGTCTCGCCCTATGATGGCAAGTACGACACGCGGATCGAACGCGAATCGGCGATGGAGGTGCTCGCACAGAAGGCCGCCGACGCTGCCGCGGTCGCCGAGGAAGTCGAGGCCAAGGGCAAGGACGAGGTGGCGAAGCAGCCGCGCAAGACGACATCGATCTGGGCCAAGGCAGGGAATGCCGCAGCCGGGGCGGCAGCCGCCTCGGCCGGCGCGGTGATTGCAGGCGCCATCCGCGGCAAGAAGAGCAGCGCGCGCCCGGGTGCCAGCGCGGCAAGCGCGGCCGCGGGCACGGTCGCGACCGAACTGGGCAAGGCGTTCGGCTTTCCGGGCCTCGGCCGGTTCGCGCGCAATCTGCTGGGCGGGCTGATGCGATAG
- a CDS encoding Mrp/NBP35 family ATP-binding protein: protein MAELNEIETAAAAASEGRASGVRLREGGVVSLVLDVGGLDGLARDRMEIALKGALLKIEGVTKVQVAMTAERRPPRLIVVGSGKGGVGKSTFSANLAVAMHRAGRKVGLVDADIYGPSQPRLFDCEDVKPTARDDKLVPVPNDYGVPLLSMGHIVPQGQAIAWRGPMAGKALDQLINAQWGDITDIIVDLPPGTGDVQLSMLQKHKPAGAVIVSTPQDLALMDAVRAISLFEQGSIPIIGLIENMAGYVCPHCGELSDPFGIGGAEAAAKSMNLPFLGRVPLDMVIRRSSDAGVPPASGEGLISDSFAAIAGRISTWIDNRFGPAG from the coding sequence ATGGCAGAGCTGAACGAAATTGAAACCGCTGCAGCCGCGGCGAGCGAGGGCAGGGCGAGTGGCGTGCGGCTGCGCGAAGGCGGCGTGGTTTCGCTGGTGCTCGATGTCGGCGGGCTCGATGGCCTCGCGCGCGACCGCATGGAGATCGCGCTCAAGGGCGCGCTGCTCAAGATCGAGGGCGTCACCAAGGTGCAGGTCGCGATGACCGCAGAGCGCCGTCCGCCGCGGCTGATCGTGGTCGGCTCGGGCAAGGGGGGTGTCGGCAAGTCCACCTTTTCCGCCAATCTGGCGGTGGCGATGCACCGCGCCGGGCGCAAGGTCGGGCTGGTCGATGCCGATATCTACGGCCCCAGCCAGCCGCGCCTGTTCGATTGCGAGGATGTCAAACCCACCGCGCGCGACGACAAACTGGTGCCGGTGCCCAACGACTATGGCGTGCCTCTGCTCTCGATGGGCCATATCGTGCCGCAGGGTCAGGCCATCGCCTGGCGCGGGCCGATGGCGGGCAAGGCGCTCGACCAGCTGATCAACGCGCAATGGGGCGATATCACCGACATCATCGTCGATCTGCCGCCGGGCACCGGCGACGTCCAGCTCTCGATGCTGCAGAAACACAAGCCGGCAGGGGCGGTGATCGTCTCCACCCCGCAGGATCTGGCGCTGATGGACGCGGTGCGCGCGATCAGCCTGTTTGAACAGGGCAGCATTCCGATCATCGGGCTGATCGAGAACATGGCGGGCTATGTCTGCCCGCATTGCGGCGAATTGTCCGATCCCTTCGGCATCGGCGGCGCGGAAGCGGCGGCCAAGTCGATGAACCTGCCGTTCCTGGGCCGCGTTCCGCTCGACATGGTGATCCGCCGGTCGAGCGATGCGGGCGTGCCGCCGGCATCGGGCGAGGGGCTGATCTCCGACAGCTTCGCCGCGATTGCAGGCCGCATCTCGACCTGGATCGACAACCGGTTCGGGCCGGCAGGCTGA
- a CDS encoding NAD(P)H-dependent glycerol-3-phosphate dehydrogenase, giving the protein MSDTKPTVGVIGGGAWGTALAQMLASDGREVLLWAFEPAVVEEINAQHRNSAYLTGIDLNPAIRASTDLADLAGCALLLVVTPAQHMRHVLAALPPGTADLVLCCKGIEEASGDLMVDAARAAAPGRPLSVLSGPTFAHEVARGQPTAVTLACEDHAQWERIAPQIARPAFRPYFTTDITGAEIGGAVKNVLAIACGVVEGLGLGQNARAALIARGFAEMTRFGLACGAQAETLSGLSGLGDLVLTCSSVSSRNFSLGKALGEGRNAAEILADRATVAEGAFTAPVLQRVARDRGVAMPIVDTVCALLTGDVAAGAAVAALLARPLTAE; this is encoded by the coding sequence ATGAGCGACACCAAACCAACGGTCGGCGTGATCGGCGGCGGCGCCTGGGGCACTGCGCTGGCGCAGATGCTGGCGAGCGATGGCCGCGAGGTGCTGCTCTGGGCGTTCGAACCCGCGGTGGTCGAGGAGATCAACGCGCAGCACCGCAACAGCGCGTATCTCACCGGGATCGATCTTAACCCCGCGATCCGGGCCAGCACCGATCTGGCTGATCTGGCCGGTTGCGCGCTGCTGCTGGTGGTGACCCCCGCGCAGCACATGCGCCACGTGCTTGCCGCGTTGCCGCCCGGCACCGCCGATCTGGTGCTGTGCTGCAAGGGCATCGAGGAGGCGAGTGGCGACCTGATGGTCGATGCCGCGCGCGCCGCGGCTCCGGGACGCCCGCTTAGCGTACTGTCGGGCCCGACTTTCGCGCATGAGGTCGCGCGCGGCCAGCCCACCGCGGTGACGCTGGCATGCGAGGATCACGCGCAATGGGAGCGGATCGCGCCGCAGATCGCGCGCCCCGCCTTCCGGCCCTATTTCACCACCGACATCACCGGCGCCGAAATCGGCGGTGCGGTCAAGAATGTGCTCGCGATCGCGTGCGGCGTGGTCGAGGGGCTGGGGCTGGGCCAGAACGCCCGTGCCGCACTGATCGCGCGCGGTTTTGCCGAGATGACGCGGTTCGGCCTGGCCTGCGGGGCGCAGGCGGAGACGCTGTCGGGCCTGTCTGGGCTGGGCGATCTGGTGCTGACCTGCTCGTCGGTGAGCTCGCGCAATTTCTCGCTGGGCAAGGCACTGGGCGAGGGTCGTAACGCCGCCGAGATTCTCGCCGACCGCGCAACCGTGGCCGAAGGCGCCTTCACCGCGCCGGTGCTGCAGCGCGTGGCGCGCGACCGGGGCGTCGCGATGCCGATCGTCGACACGGTTTGTGCATTGCTGACAGGCGACGTCGCAGCGGGCGCTGCGGTGGCGGCGCTGCTGGCGAGGCCGCTGACAGCGGAATAG
- the hflK gene encoding FtsH protease activity modulator HflK, with product MTRLTGWFSNIATMANNSPWGGGSGGSGGPGDSGSGGGADNGSGGGPRNPWQPAGASPTGGRKASNIEELFKRRGGGGGGFGGGGFGGLPRRPNGKSYLPIAIGLIFVLWLLLTSIHRVGPQERGVVSFLGSYSRTLEPGIAMTLPSPVESFEVVDVQNIRTIDIPAAGTQENLILTGDQNLVDLAYSVRWTIKDPTLYLFQLADPEATIREAAEAAMRASVAEVTLDDAIGPGRIEVEQKVEQRMKELLDGYRSGIQVQGVAIKKADPPEAVNEAFKAVSAAQQEAQTFLNEARAYAQQLTAAAQGEAAAFDKVYEEYRMAPEVTRRRMYYETMERVLSKLDKTIIEPGNVVPYLPLPELRKRVEATPAPPAPATGEAR from the coding sequence ATGACAAGACTGACCGGCTGGTTTTCCAACATTGCGACTATGGCCAACAACAGCCCCTGGGGCGGCGGATCGGGAGGTTCGGGCGGCCCCGGCGATTCCGGATCCGGCGGTGGCGCAGACAATGGCAGCGGTGGGGGTCCGCGCAATCCGTGGCAGCCCGCAGGGGCCAGTCCGACCGGTGGCCGCAAGGCATCCAATATCGAAGAGCTGTTCAAGCGGCGCGGCGGTGGCGGCGGCGGTTTTGGTGGCGGCGGCTTTGGCGGTCTGCCCCGGCGTCCCAACGGCAAGAGCTATCTTCCCATCGCCATCGGCCTGATCTTCGTGCTGTGGCTGCTGCTCACCAGCATCCACCGTGTCGGCCCGCAGGAGCGCGGCGTGGTCTCGTTCCTCGGCTCCTATTCGCGCACGCTGGAACCCGGCATCGCGATGACGCTGCCCTCGCCGGTGGAATCGTTCGAGGTCGTCGATGTCCAGAACATCCGCACCATCGATATCCCCGCCGCAGGCACGCAGGAAAACCTGATCCTGACCGGCGACCAGAACTTGGTGGACCTTGCCTATTCGGTGCGCTGGACGATCAAGGACCCCACGCTTTACCTGTTCCAGCTGGCCGATCCTGAAGCAACCATCCGCGAGGCGGCAGAAGCCGCGATGCGCGCCAGCGTGGCCGAAGTGACGCTCGATGATGCGATCGGCCCTGGCCGTATCGAGGTCGAGCAGAAGGTTGAGCAGCGGATGAAGGAGCTGCTCGACGGCTATCGCTCGGGCATCCAGGTCCAGGGCGTCGCGATCAAGAAGGCCGACCCGCCCGAAGCCGTCAACGAAGCATTCAAGGCGGTGTCCGCCGCGCAGCAGGAAGCGCAGACCTTCCTCAACGAGGCGCGCGCTTATGCCCAGCAGCTCACCGCTGCCGCGCAGGGCGAGGCCGCCGCATTCGACAAGGTCTACGAGGAATACCGCATGGCGCCCGAAGTGACGCGTCGGCGCATGTATTACGAAACCATGGAGCGGGTACTGTCCAAGCTTGACAAGACGATCATCGAACCGGGCAATGTCGTCCCCTATCTGCCGCTGCCGGAACTGCGCAAGCGGGTGGAAGCGACCCCTGCGCCGCCTGCGCCAGCGACCGGGGAGGCACGCTGA
- the hemH gene encoding ferrochelatase: MKPDADHPPILKPRIGVLLINLGTPAAPTTKAVRDYLGEFLSDKRVVEIPAIVWQPLLRGVILNTRPQKSAAAYAEVWTDQGSPLAVYSRRQAEALKARLGDAVLVDYAMRYGQPSIELRIKAMKEAGCDRILLAPLYPQYSGATTGTANDKAFEVLQAMRWQPAIRTLPAYHDDPAHIDALKRNIEHAIASLDFEPQEIVTSFHGMPLRTLHLGDPYHCQCRKTARLLSEAMGRELVVSFQSRFGRAKWLEPATDATLEALGKKGVKRIAVVAPGFSVDCLETLEELAIQGREQFEHAGGEKFAYLPCLNASGEGMDMLETLVRRELGGWI, from the coding sequence ATGAAGCCCGATGCCGATCACCCGCCGATCCTGAAGCCCCGCATTGGCGTGCTGCTGATCAATCTGGGTACGCCCGCAGCGCCGACGACCAAGGCGGTGCGCGATTATCTGGGCGAGTTCCTCTCCGACAAGCGCGTGGTGGAAATCCCCGCGATCGTCTGGCAGCCCTTGCTGCGCGGGGTGATCCTCAACACCCGCCCGCAGAAATCTGCGGCTGCCTATGCCGAGGTCTGGACCGACCAGGGCTCGCCGCTCGCGGTGTATTCGCGACGGCAGGCCGAGGCGCTCAAGGCCAGGTTGGGCGATGCGGTGCTGGTCGATTACGCGATGCGCTATGGCCAGCCCTCGATCGAATTGCGGATCAAGGCGATGAAGGAGGCCGGCTGCGACCGCATCCTGCTCGCCCCGCTCTATCCGCAATATTCGGGCGCGACCACCGGCACCGCCAACGACAAGGCGTTCGAGGTGCTGCAGGCGATGCGCTGGCAGCCCGCGATCCGCACTTTGCCCGCCTATCATGATGACCCGGCGCATATCGATGCGCTCAAGCGCAACATCGAGCACGCGATCGCCTCGCTCGATTTCGAGCCCCAAGAGATCGTCACCAGCTTCCACGGCATGCCATTGCGCACGCTGCATCTGGGCGATCCCTATCACTGCCAGTGTCGCAAGACCGCACGGCTTTTGAGCGAGGCGATGGGGCGCGAGCTGGTCGTCTCGTTCCAGTCGCGCTTCGGCCGCGCCAAATGGCTCGAGCCCGCGACCGACGCGACGCTCGAGGCACTGGGCAAGAAGGGCGTCAAGCGCATCGCGGTGGTCGCGCCCGGCTTTTCGGTCGATTGCCTCGAGACGCTTGAGGAGCTGGCAATCCAGGGCCGCGAGCAGTTTGAGCATGCCGGCGGCGAGAAGTTTGCGTACCTGCCGTGCCTCAACGCCAGCGGCGAGGGCATGGACATGCTCGAGACTTTGGTGCGGCGCGAACTGGGCGGGTGGATCTAG
- a CDS encoding acyl-CoA thioesterase — protein MTETTDRLTECRDPVLRVVPAPADINSNGHIFGGWVLAQMDIAGGIVASREVQGPCATVAIEAMQFLAPILLRDIISVYAEVERVGRTSIAIRLDVIATRDRGEQEVRVTSGLFTFVALDDNHRPRPIERETRLA, from the coding sequence ATGACTGAGACCACCGATCGCCTGACCGAGTGTCGCGATCCCGTGCTGCGGGTGGTGCCCGCGCCTGCGGACATCAATTCCAATGGCCATATCTTCGGCGGCTGGGTGCTGGCGCAGATGGATATCGCAGGCGGAATCGTCGCCAGCCGCGAGGTTCAGGGGCCTTGCGCCACTGTCGCTATCGAGGCGATGCAGTTCCTTGCCCCCATCCTGTTGCGCGATATCATCTCGGTCTATGCCGAGGTCGAGCGGGTGGGCCGCACCTCGATTGCGATCCGGCTGGATGTCATCGCGACCCGTGACCGCGGCGAGCAGGAGGTGCGCGTGACCAGCGGCCTGTTCACCTTTGTCGCGCTCGATGACAACCACCGCCCCCGCCCGATCGAGCGCGAAACCCGGCTGGCCTGA
- a CDS encoding SDR family NAD(P)-dependent oxidoreductase, protein MSRLFIFGMGYTASILAQRLRAQGWQVQGTGRAGDTDFADSAAGHAALAGASHILSSVPPDRASSTDPVLAAYADALRAAPARWIGYLSSTGVYGDARGAWVDEGSAVGTGRRNARTQADLDWQALDSRVHVLRLPGIYGPGRSALDRVRDGGAKRIAMPGQVFSRVHVDDIAGGVIASFAGPAGVYNLADDLPCSQNLVIEAACRLLDMPPPPLQTLEEANLSPMALGFYAENRRVANGKAKRLLGWELRYPDYEAGLAGILAGE, encoded by the coding sequence ATGAGCAGGCTTTTCATCTTCGGCATGGGCTATACCGCCTCGATCCTTGCGCAGCGGCTGCGCGCCCAGGGCTGGCAGGTGCAGGGCACGGGCCGTGCGGGCGACACCGATTTTGCCGACAGCGCTGCCGGCCACGCCGCGCTGGCAGGCGCGAGCCACATCCTCTCGAGCGTTCCGCCCGATCGCGCCAGCAGCACTGACCCGGTGCTCGCCGCTTATGCCGATGCGCTGCGCGCCGCGCCCGCGCGCTGGATCGGCTATCTGTCCTCGACCGGTGTCTATGGCGATGCGCGCGGGGCGTGGGTGGATGAAGGCTCGGCTGTCGGCACCGGCAGGCGCAACGCGCGCACCCAAGCCGATCTCGACTGGCAGGCACTCGACTCGCGTGTCCATGTGCTGCGGCTGCCGGGGATCTATGGCCCCGGGCGCAGCGCGCTCGACCGGGTGCGCGATGGCGGGGCCAAGCGAATCGCGATGCCCGGTCAGGTGTTCAGCCGGGTGCATGTCGACGATATCGCAGGCGGGGTGATCGCATCGTTTGCAGGCCCGGCGGGGGTGTACAATCTCGCCGACGACCTGCCCTGTTCGCAGAATCTGGTGATCGAGGCGGCGTGCCGCCTGCTCGACATGCCGCCGCCGCCGCTGCAGACGCTGGAGGAGGCGAACCTGTCGCCGATGGCGCTTGGCTTCTACGCCGAGAACCGCCGGGTGGCGAACGGCAAGGCGAAACGGTTGCTGGGCTGGGAGTTGCGCTATCCGGATTACGAGGCCGGGTTGGCGGGGATACTGGCGGGGGAGTGA
- a CDS encoding CBS domain-containing protein: protein MTIANILSGRDGAVHQCTCNATVRDAANLLAEKRIGALPIVRDGEVVGIFSERDLVYRLHSDGPDILDQPVEKAMTAPAITVAPDTAVMSALSLMTRRRIRHLPVVEGTTLIGFVSIGDLVKYRIDKIESEAAALRDYIQSV from the coding sequence ATGACCATTGCCAATATTCTGTCCGGGCGCGATGGCGCGGTCCACCAATGCACCTGCAATGCCACCGTGCGCGATGCGGCCAACCTGCTCGCGGAAAAGCGCATCGGCGCGCTGCCGATCGTGCGCGACGGCGAGGTGGTCGGCATCTTCTCCGAGCGCGATCTGGTCTACCGGCTGCATTCGGACGGCCCCGATATTCTCGATCAGCCGGTCGAAAAGGCGATGACCGCGCCCGCGATCACCGTTGCCCCCGACACTGCGGTGATGTCCGCGCTCTCGCTGATGACGCGCAGGCGGATCCGCCATCTGCCGGTGGTCGAAGGCACGACTTTGATCGGCTTCGTCTCGATCGGCGATCTGGTGAAGTACCGCATCGACAAGATCGAAAGCGAGGCCGCGGCGCTGAGGGATTACATCCAGAGCGTTTGA
- a CDS encoding molybdopterin cofactor-binding domain-containing protein produces MVHITRRGLLITAAAGTGLTVAWALWPRRYDNPPGLIGDEAVFGAYLRIAANGTVIVSNPHCEMGQGVGTVLAQIVAEELGADWRTIAIEPAPPVPVFANTMLASEWAPLLLPPVLALQPDANDILVRRWAAMREFVVTAGDTEVTAYEAGYRAAAATARSLLCQAAADRWGATVEETDTRDGFVVWGNEKLRFAELAAEAVGYAVPDPAPLRTTLPGNVRAEPVGDAPPFARLDLPGKVDGSATFAGDVRLPDMVYAAIRQGPVGATALVGVDRKLADGVTGLIDIVQGEDWVAAAATSWWAADKAVNRLRPRFLHSGKRRSGEDVAELLAKAIEGKSGDWGTGYRMIERGEGDAGFAGGRGLAARYAIAAAPHATLETGAVTARFADNRLELWVASQAPAAARRRAAKALGIALANVQIYPMPAGGSFDRRLDDDLVAPAAILARDLRRPVQLTRSRQEEAVRDPVRTPVAARVAALIDEQANIAALSVKIACPPSARESAQRLFNDSHGMEAIADTSGDADRMAVSGAMVPYDIANVAIDHYPVRIDIPTGRWRGNGASYGVFVTESFIDELAAQARREPLSYRVQMLGQNIRLANCLTRVAGLAEWDGGLDNSGQGVACCSWNGAHIAVVASASRGGSGTDGAGARGGFRVERLSAVVDAGRIINHDIALQQIEGGMIFGLAMAMGCATGWTDGYPDARALRDLSLPQLADIPEIRVDFIESQEPPAGLGEIGVPAVAPAIANALASATGLRFRQLPLLSGGL; encoded by the coding sequence ATGGTGCACATCACGCGGCGCGGCCTGCTGATCACCGCAGCCGCGGGCACCGGACTGACGGTCGCCTGGGCGCTGTGGCCCCGCCGCTATGACAATCCGCCCGGGCTGATCGGCGACGAGGCGGTGTTCGGCGCCTATCTTCGCATCGCCGCCAACGGCACCGTGATCGTCAGCAATCCGCATTGCGAAATGGGGCAGGGGGTGGGCACCGTGCTCGCGCAGATCGTTGCCGAAGAGCTGGGCGCGGACTGGCGGACGATCGCGATAGAGCCCGCGCCGCCGGTTCCGGTGTTCGCCAACACCATGCTCGCGAGCGAATGGGCTCCGCTGCTGCTGCCCCCGGTGCTGGCGCTGCAGCCCGATGCCAACGACATTCTGGTGCGCCGCTGGGCCGCGATGCGCGAGTTCGTGGTGACCGCAGGCGATACCGAGGTCACCGCTTATGAGGCGGGATACCGCGCGGCGGCTGCGACCGCGCGCTCGCTGCTCTGCCAGGCGGCAGCGGACCGCTGGGGCGCAACGGTCGAGGAAACCGATACCCGCGACGGCTTCGTCGTCTGGGGCAACGAGAAGCTGCGCTTCGCCGAACTCGCTGCCGAGGCAGTGGGCTATGCCGTTCCCGATCCTGCGCCGTTGCGCACCACGCTCCCGGGCAATGTCCGCGCCGAGCCGGTGGGCGATGCGCCGCCCTTTGCGCGGTTGGACCTGCCCGGCAAGGTCGATGGCAGCGCCACCTTTGCGGGCGATGTCCGCCTGCCCGACATGGTCTATGCCGCGATCCGTCAGGGACCGGTGGGCGCGACCGCCCTGGTCGGCGTCGATCGCAAGCTGGCCGATGGCGTGACCGGGCTGATCGACATCGTCCAGGGCGAAGACTGGGTCGCGGCGGCGGCGACCAGCTGGTGGGCGGCGGACAAGGCGGTCAACCGCCTGCGCCCGCGGTTCCTCCACAGCGGCAAACGGCGCAGCGGCGAGGATGTCGCTGAATTGCTCGCCAAGGCGATCGAGGGCAAGAGCGGCGATTGGGGCACCGGCTATCGGATGATCGAACGCGGCGAGGGCGATGCGGGCTTTGCCGGGGGCAGGGGGCTGGCGGCGCGCTATGCCATCGCCGCCGCGCCGCATGCGACGCTCGAAACCGGCGCGGTCACCGCGCGCTTTGCCGACAACCGGCTGGAACTGTGGGTGGCGAGTCAGGCCCCGGCAGCCGCACGGCGGCGCGCGGCCAAGGCGCTGGGCATCGCGCTGGCCAATGTGCAGATCTATCCCATGCCCGCAGGAGGATCGTTCGACCGCAGGCTCGATGACGATCTGGTCGCGCCTGCCGCGATCCTCGCGCGCGACCTGCGCCGACCGGTGCAGCTCACCCGCTCGCGTCAGGAAGAGGCGGTGCGCGATCCCGTCCGCACGCCCGTCGCGGCGCGCGTCGCGGCGCTGATCGACGAACAGGCGAACATCGCCGCGCTCTCGGTCAAGATCGCCTGCCCGCCCAGCGCGCGCGAATCGGCGCAGCGGCTGTTCAACGATTCGCACGGCATGGAGGCGATTGCCGACACCAGCGGCGATGCCGACCGGATGGCGGTTTCAGGTGCAATGGTTCCGTACGATATCGCGAACGTCGCGATCGATCATTATCCGGTACGCATCGACATCCCCACCGGGCGCTGGCGCGGCAATGGTGCGAGCTATGGCGTGTTCGTCACCGAATCGTTCATCGACGAGCTGGCCGCGCAGGCGCGGCGCGAGCCCTTGTCGTACCGGGTGCAGATGCTGGGGCAGAACATCCGCCTCGCCAATTGCCTCACCCGGGTGGCGGGGCTCGCCGAATGGGACGGCGGGCTCGACAACAGCGGCCAGGGCGTCGCCTGCTGCAGCTGGAACGGCGCGCACATCGCGGTGGTCGCCAGCGCCTCGCGCGGCGGCAGCGGTACAGATGGCGCAGGCGCGCGCGGCGGCTTTCGGGTCGAGCGATTGTCCGCGGTGGTCGATGCCGGGCGCATCATCAATCACGACATAGCCTTGCAACAGATCGAGGGCGGCATGATATTCGGCCTTGCGATGGCGATGGGGTGCGCCACCGGCTGGACCGATGGTTATCCCGATGCCAGAGCCTTGAGAGACCTTTCCCTGCCGCAACTGGCCGACATACCGGAGATCCGCGTGGACTTTATCGAGAGCCAGGAGCCGCCTGCGGGCCTTGGCGAGATCGGCGTGCCTGCTGTCGCGCCCGCGATTGCCAACGCGCTCGCCTCTGCCACCGGCCTGCGCTTCCGCCAGCTGCCATTGCTGTCAGGTGGCCTGTGA
- the tsaD gene encoding tRNA (adenosine(37)-N6)-threonylcarbamoyltransferase complex transferase subunit TsaD, producing the protein MAIILGIESSCDESAAALIGSDRSILAHRLAGQEDAHRPYGGVVPEIAARAHVQILTPLIQAALDDAGLTLDDVDAVAATAGPGLIGGVMVGLVTAKALAMAAGKPLIAVNHLEGHALSPRLADASLEFPYLLLLVSGGHCQILRVDGVGQYRRLATTIDDAAGEAFDKTAKILGLGYPGGPKVEALAKTGDARAVPLPRPLLGSAEPHFSFAGLKSAVLRAAQSGSHRPEDIAASFQAAVVDCLIDRLEKALSGSADEGESPRTLVVAGGVAANGAIRSALEALANRHDMGFVAPPLWLCTDNAAMIGWAGAERFALGLTDPLDIAARPRWPLDPQAEAARGAGVKA; encoded by the coding sequence ATGGCAATCATCCTCGGCATCGAATCAAGCTGCGATGAAAGCGCGGCCGCGCTGATCGGGTCCGATCGCAGCATCCTGGCGCACCGGCTGGCGGGGCAGGAAGACGCGCACCGTCCCTATGGCGGCGTGGTCCCCGAGATCGCCGCGCGCGCGCATGTCCAGATCCTCACCCCGCTGATTCAGGCCGCGCTCGACGATGCCGGGCTCACCCTCGACGATGTCGATGCGGTCGCCGCGACCGCAGGCCCCGGGCTGATCGGCGGCGTGATGGTCGGGCTGGTCACCGCCAAGGCGCTGGCGATGGCGGCGGGCAAGCCGCTGATCGCGGTCAACCATCTCGAGGGCCATGCGCTCTCGCCAAGGCTCGCCGATGCATCGCTCGAATTTCCCTATCTGCTGCTGCTCGTCTCGGGCGGGCATTGCCAGATCCTGCGGGTCGATGGCGTGGGCCAGTACCGCAGGCTGGCGACGACGATCGATGATGCCGCAGGCGAGGCATTCGACAAGACCGCCAAGATCCTGGGGCTGGGCTATCCCGGCGGGCCAAAGGTCGAGGCGCTGGCGAAGACCGGCGATGCGCGGGCGGTACCGCTGCCCCGGCCATTGCTGGGCAGCGCCGAGCCGCATTTCTCGTTCGCAGGCCTCAAGAGCGCGGTGCTGCGCGCGGCGCAAAGCGGGAGCCATAGGCCCGAGGATATCGCCGCAAGCTTTCAGGCGGCGGTGGTCGATTGCCTGATCGACAGGCTCGAAAAGGCTCTGTCCGGCTCTGCCGACGAGGGAGAAAGCCCCCGAACCCTTGTCGTCGCAGGCGGGGTCGCGGCGAACGGCGCGATCCGCTCGGCGCTCGAGGCGCTCGCCAACCGCCACGATATGGGCTTTGTCGCCCCGCCTCTGTGGCTTTGCACCGACAATGCGGCGATGATCGGCTGGGCGGGAGCAGAACGCTTCGCTTTGGGGCTGACCGATCCGCTGGATATCGCCGCGCGCCCGCGCTGGCCGCTCGACCCACAGGCAGAAGCGGCGCGCGGCGCAGGAGTGAAGGCATGA